In a single window of the Cydia strobilella chromosome 13, ilCydStro3.1, whole genome shotgun sequence genome:
- the LOC134746918 gene encoding uncharacterized protein LOC134746918, with protein MGIRDIPLRLLRDYLTDRKQRVKLGDCSCTSEYEDVTYGVPQGSVLGPTLFLIYINDLCDLKIPHADIFSYADDTAIVFTGASWEDVQKFAETGLPVLTYCLPVWGGAAKTRFIDVERAQRSLLKIMYFKKMWFSTDKLYQLYLTSHCVGDTGKHLIIAHTKLVNLMLSGKVNPLFEPIIYGANLIALTKKDGGIRPIAVGSTFRRLTSKISVRHVLSKLQKQFEPVQLGFGTKGGCEAAVHALRTCLINDQCEVLLKIDVKNAFNSLNRDALLAEVNNHAPELYNYLLNCYANPSKLLYKNHEISSEVGCQQGDPLGPAIFSLAINPVVQNLNSKFNVWYLDDGTLGGDVNTVLADLSEIINKFKLIGLELNCEKCELYLNRYNPDIVQKFQAITPNIKVVSKDSLNLLGSPIFEEAIPSITTNAITKFKNCADRLLEIDSHSALTILKFCLFVPKFTYLLRCCPFWKHQNSLLSIDNLIRSSLESVLNIQLSEHSWNQASLPIRFGGLALTALRAHGFSQLQNKNPASGCMPIPPPPLVHI; from the exons ATGGGGATAAGAGATATTCCGCTTCGCCTTCTCCGGGACTACTTAACAGATAGGAAACAGAGGGTGAAACTGGGTGACTGCAGTTGTACCAGTGAATATGAGGACGTGACGTATGGAGTACCTCAAGGCTCTGTGCTTGGCCCAACGCTATTCCTAATTTATATTAACGACTTGTGCGACTTAAAGATCCCCCACGCAGATATATTTTCGTATGCTGACGACACCGCCATCGTCTTCACTGGTGCTTCATGGGAAGATGTTCAGAAATTCGCGGAGACTGGACTT CCCGTGTTAACCTATTGTTTGCCTGTTTGGGGTGGTGCTGCCAAGACTCGCTTTATAGACGTAGAGAGAGCTCAGCGTAGTCTTCTCAAAATTATGTACTTTAAGAAGATGTGGTTCTCAACTGACAAGTTATAtcaattgt ATTTAACCTCACACTGCGTCGGCGATACAGGCAAACACCTCATTATCGCACACACCAAACTTGTCAACCTCATGCTTTCTGGAAAAGTCAACCCCCTCTTTGAACCCATTATTTATGGTGCAAATCTTATAGCTCTCACAAAAAAAGATGGGGGAATCAGGCCCATTGCTGTTGGTTCAACATTTCGGCGTTTAACTTCCAAAATTTCCGTCCGACACGTACTTTCTAAATTGCAAAAACAATTTGAACCGGTACAACTTGGTTTTGGTACTAAAGGAGGATGCGAAGCCGCCGTCCATGCCCTCCGCACCTGCCTGATCAATGACCAGTGTGAGGTACTTCTAAAAATTGACGTCAAAAATGCCTTCAACTCTCTCAATAGGGACGCCCTGCTTGCAGAAGTCAACAACCACGCTCCGGAActttataactatttattaaattgcTATGCAAATCCTTCAAAATTACTGTacaaaaatcacgaaatttcCTCCGAAGTTGGCTGCCAGCAAGGCGACCCTCTCGGACCAGCCATCTTCAGTTTAGCTATCAATCCAGTTGTTCAAAACCTGAATTCAAAATTTAACGTTTGGTACTTGGATGATGGTACCCTAGGAGGTGATGTAAACACAGTACTTGCTGACCTTtcggaaataataaataaatttaagctAATAGGATTGGAATTGAATTGTGAAAAGTGCGAATTATATTTAAACCGTTATAATCCCGACATCGTACAAAAATTTCAAGCCATCACTCCCAATATAAAAGTAGTCAGCAAGGACTCACTAAACCTCCTAGGGTCACCAATTTTCGAAGAAGCCATTCCCAGCATTACTACAAACGCGATTACTAAATTCAAAAACTGCGCCGATCGCTTGCTCGAAATCGATTCCCATTCCGCTCTGACTATTCTAAAATTTTGCCTTTTTGTACCAAAATTTACTTACTTGCTACGCTGCTGTCCATTTTGGAAACACCAAAACTCCTTATTATCGATTGACAACCTTATTAGATCTTCCTTAGAATCCGTTCTAAATATACAGCTTAGCGAGCATTCTTGGAACCAGGCGTCCCTGCCCATCAGATTCGGCGGGCTGG CTCTGACGGCCCTGCGCGCGCACGGCTTCTCGCAGTTGCAGAACAAGAATCCGGCCAGTGGCTGCATGCCTATCCCTCCCCCCCCACTGGTACATATCTAG